Below is a window of Oscillospiraceae bacterium DNA.
CAATCACCCGATCCTGTCGACCTACGGTGCAATCAACAACGGCATGACAAACAATATCGTGGACGTCTGGGGCGGAAGCGGCAAGGACGGCTACGGCACGCCCTATACCTATTTGGCAGGCGGTATCGACTGCAGTAAATGGGATGCCAAGGCCAAAGGATACGCCTCGGAAATCATGCTGTCCTCTTCGGTCGTCAAACAACAGCTCGAGGATTATTTCGGCTTTACGCTCGGCAGCGATCCCTCAAAATGGCTGGTCGTCACTAAGACCAATAGTTTCGGTTATGTAATGACCGTCTCGGTGGACGGCAAAGCAGCCATCACCGGGAAAGATCTGCGGGGCTTTGTCTTCACAAGCGCCCGCGTGGGGGTAAAGAATTCACTTCGCTCGACCTCGTTCACCGTTGAATACGATGCGCCGGCTGATATGTTTTATTTTAAAGTCAAAGGCTACGGTCACGGCGTCGGTATGAGTCAGGAGGGTGCACAGCAAATGGCTCTCGCCGGTTACAAGTGGCAGGACATCGTCAAGTTCTACTTCCCCGGAGTTACAATCGTATAAATTTTCGCAATGTTGGGGCGAACGCAGTTCGTCCCAACATTTTTTTATTTTCTTGCAATAAATTTTCATCTCTATCGTTATAACATCGTAGGGCTTTTCGGGACCTCAAAGGATGGTGAGCATGAATACCGATCAGAAAAACAAGCTCTTCGAGTTCTTCGCCGCGGAGGGCCGGAACCTGAAACGGTATGTAACCGGAAAATTACATAACTTCAGCGAGGCGGATGCCGAGGATATCATCGGCGATGTGATGCTGAAGCTGTTTACCCGTTCACAGCCGTCCGGTCCGCTCGATAATCCCGCCGGCTATGTCTATCGCGCCCTGAACAACAAGATTATCGACTACCGGCGGGCACAAAGCCGAACCGTATCGCTCGAAAGCTGTCTGGACGAGGACGGGGAACTCAATTTAATGACGCTTCTGTCTGACGGAACTCCCGGCCCAGAAAAAGAAGCCGAACGCAGGGACTTTATGCGGCGGTTTGGAGAAGCCATCGGCGGTCTCGACCCGAAGCAGCGCGCAGTGTTTATCGCGACCGAAATGGACGGCAAATCGTTCAAAGAACTATCCGAGCGCTGGAACGAACCGATCGGGACCCTGTTGTCCCGTAAGTCCAGGGCGGTAAAAACCCTCAAAAAAATCTTAACCGATTAAATAATGAACACATTAAAAAGGAGAATTTGATATGATCTGTTCAAAATCTAAATGGAAAAACATGCCCAAGCCTCTTCGGATTATCATTTGGACAGTTTTAGGAATTATCGGAGTCGTGGGGATGGGAATCCTCTTCGGCTTGGGCATTATGTGGCTTTGGAATTGGCTGATGCCGGCTATCTTCGGCCTCGGCGAGATCACCTACTGGCAGGCAATCGGCATTTTTGTTCTTGCGAAGCTGATTTTCGGATTCGGTTCCCACAGCGAAAAAGACAATTCCAAGCCCAAAAACGGCAAAAACAAGCACTGCGACGAGAGCGGATCCGATTGGACGGAGTATGAATCGTGGTGGGAAACCGAAGGCAAAAAGTCCTTTGAAAAGTATAAAGAACAAAAAACCGAAACTACAGAAAGTGAACAGTGAGCTTTAGTGAAGTCCCTTAAAAATCTAACAGCGGAATAAGCGGTAAGTTCAGATCGGATAAAGTAAAAAGTGACATTCCCGGCCTAAACAGCCAAAGGGAATGTCACTTTAAATTTCAAAATTTACATTCACACTATTAATTTTGATTAAATTGAATCCAGAATCCGGTCGACGACCAGCTGCCGGAATTCCGGCGAAAGCATCATGAAATAGGCGGTGAATCCGGTCACACGCACCACCAGATCGGGGTATTTATCGGGGTTTTTGTGCGCGTCTAAAATCTTGTCTTTTTTAATGATATTCACGTTGATCAGCGTCCCGCCCTGGTCGACATGCCCGGCAAGCAGTGCCATGACCTTTTCGATTCCTCCCTCCTCGGCTCTCAGACCGGGGTCGAGTTCGAGCTGCCAGGGCGCGGTGTTGCCGTAACCCGGTTGAATCGCAGCGATGCCGTTTGCGACGGCGGTTGCGGCGCCGTCGCGGCGGAAGTTGTTGTTGGGATTCGCGCCGTGCGTGATAGCGGCATGAGCTTTTCTTCCGTCGGGAGTCGCGCCGACCGCCGCGCCGAATTCCATAGTGTTAGCCCAGGAAAACCACCCGGGAATCAAAATACGGTCTTCGGGCATCGGGTAGTTGTGCACCGCTTCCGAAAAGGTCCGGCTGATCTTTTGCGCCCATTTGTCGCCGCGGCTGTTGCCCTGACAATACCGGTCGGACGATTTCAACATCAGTTGAATCCGGTCATACGGCGCGCCTTCGAAGTCATGCTCCAGCGCCTCGACCACCTGACCCCAGGTCAATACTTTTTCATCTTCTATGCGCTGCTGCAAGGCGGCGAACGAATCGGCGACCGTACCGAGCGCCGCGCCGTCGACGCACAGGTTGAAATATTCGGCGCATTCCGTGATATCCAGCCCCTGTTCGAGAGTGTTGTGCATCATCAGATCGAGCACCAGTTCGGGCATATATTTGTGCATATGTTCGAGGTGAAAATTGATGCCCTGCGCGGTCGTGTCGATGGCAATATTCAGGTGGTATACAAAACGCTCCCACAGCTTTTCCGTCGAG
It encodes the following:
- a CDS encoding RNA polymerase sigma factor, whose product is MNTDQKNKLFEFFAAEGRNLKRYVTGKLHNFSEADAEDIIGDVMLKLFTRSQPSGPLDNPAGYVYRALNNKIIDYRRAQSRTVSLESCLDEDGELNLMTLLSDGTPGPEKEAERRDFMRRFGEAIGGLDPKQRAVFIATEMDGKSFKELSERWNEPIGTLLSRKSRAVKTLKKILTD
- a CDS encoding SpoIID/LytB domain-containing protein — encoded protein: MTKEERWASKMAILNDWDQFQKMLADPDNDFWDDDEFWESGEQAYTIPEPPSSRTSSVTSVPSYSDSERLKVMQTDKVTTRNGSTLTTDTYYNTVLRIIGVELSPSYSDECIKAQMVASYTFLRYHAGYTTVPPTAALKDLSDMKAYWKDAGMQRLYKLLEEVGGYMLFIDNHPILSTYGAINNGMTNNIVDVWGGSGKDGYGTPYTYLAGGIDCSKWDAKAKGYASEIMLSSSVVKQQLEDYFGFTLGSDPSKWLVVTKTNSFGYVMTVSVDGKAAITGKDLRGFVFTSARVGVKNSLRSTSFTVEYDAPADMFYFKVKGYGHGVGMSQEGAQQMALAGYKWQDIVKFYFPGVTIV